TGAACATGACAGAACCGCAAGGATATGCAGAGCTGATAAAGAAAGGGGACCCTGACTTTGTAGAGGCCAAGGCATACATGTTTGTCGGAGCGTCAAGGCAGAGGCTGAAGCTCGAGAACATGCCATACCATCATGAGGTCATGGAATTCACCAAGAAGCTGATCGAATACCTGCCGGATTATGAGATAGCATCAGAGCATGAGCCATCAAGGGTCGTGTGCCTGGCAAAGAAAAAATTTAAGAAGGATGGCAGATGGCACACGTGGATAGACTTCAAGAGGTTCTTCCATCTTATTGAAGCAGGAGAAGAAGCCGCAGATTACAACAGACTGATGCCAGAGGCATTCGAATATGTATGATCTTGAGATCAACAGGCTGAAAGAGGAGATCAGGAAAAGGAATGCGAAGAGAGTGCTGCTGCAGCTGCCTGACGGGCTCAAGCCAAAGGCGAAGGAGATAGTCGATGAGCTGCAGAAATATTCAGCGGTCGAAGTGTTTGTGTGGCTAGGGAGCTGCTATGGCGGATGCGACATACCAGATGTAAAAGCCCTGGGTGTCGACCTGATAGTGCAATACGGCCACAGTATATTCCATAAGGAGGAATGGTGATGGGCATAATCTTCATGGATGCAAAGTGGGACAAGGAGATCAAGCTAGGGGAAGAAGTGATTGAATACCTCGAAGAGTATGCAAACTCAGTGGCGCTGTTCGCTTCAGTGCAGTTCCTGAACCTTGACACTGTGAAGCAGCAGCTGCGCTCCCGGGGGATAGAGATAAGGACAACAAAAGCAAAAAGGACAGATGAAGAAGAGCAGATACTAGGATGCGACTGCTACCCTGATTCATTTGCAAAAGGCATAATCCCAGAAGCTGATGCAATCCTCTATATAGGGGACGGCATGTTCCACCCCCAGGCGCTACTGCTAGCACAGATGCATACAGATAAGAAAAAAGAGATAATCACATGGAATCCTGCAGCAGAGAAGATGAGGATAATCAAGCCTCTGGAAGTCAAGAAAAATCTTGCAAAATACAAGGCGAACGTAATGAGATTCATGTCTGCAAAGAACATCGGCATCATGGTGACGACAAAACCGGGCCAGCAGTTCCTGGAGAAAGCGATAGAGCTCAAGGATGGCATCGCTGCCAAAGGAAAGAAAGCATACATATTCCTGGATGATTCAGTAAGCCTTAATCAGACAGAGAACTTCAACTTCATAGAGTGCTGGGTCAACACAGCATGTCCCAGGATAGGTCTTGACGACATACTGCATCTTGAAAGGCCTATGATAAACATCAAAGAAGCCTTTGAGCCAGAGAAAGCACTGGAGCAGATAAAATGAACAGGATGCTTGAATTCATAATATTCTTCAGCTTCTTCCTGGGGGTCTATGCTGCAATGAACTATTATGCCTATCTAAGGCTTGACATCATACTCGGAAGCAGACCCTGGCTCATGCCATTGATCATATTATTGGGGCTGAGCTTCCCATTGCTCAGCGTGACCGAGCGGTTCATGCATCATAATACAGTGAGATATGCTTACATAATGTCCACAATATACCTAGGGGTATTGTTCTTCATGATAGTGGCATTCGCATTATTGGATCTTGCCCATCTGGGTTCACTCATAGCAAAATCAAGCTTCAACTACCAACTAATCGGCCTGATAGCCCTGATAATAGTGATACTGGTGTCAGGATATTCAATGTTCAATGCCACACAGCTGAACATCAAGAAAATAAGCGTGCCAGGGGATGATGAGCTGAAGATAGTGCAGCTATCAGACATACATGTCGGCACAATACACACATCAAGATACCTGAAGAAGATTGTCAGAATCTCGAATGAACAAGAACCTGATATTGTGGCAATAACAGGAGACCTGTTCGACGGAAGCGACGGAGTCAATAAGGAACTGATAATGCCCCTGAAAGACCTGAAGGCACGCCTTGGAGTGTACTTTGTGACTGGAAACCATGAGACCTACCTTGAGACAGACAAGATAGTGGAAATGGTGAGATCACTGAATGTGACAGTACTCAGGAATGAGATGACAGAAGCCGGCGGGGTGCAGATCATAGGGATAGACAACCCTACAAATGACCTCAAGAACAACATCCATCATCTCAAGAATATGGATATAGACAAGAAAAAGACCACAATACTGCTATATCATACGCCGATAGGGGTGAAAGAGGCATCAGAAGCAGGAGTTGACCTGATGCTCTCCGGCCACACGCACAATGGCCAGATATGGCCATTCGACATCATGGTGAGGCTGTTCTTCAGATATGTGAAAGGCCTGTATGAGGTCGGGGACATGCACCTCTATCTCTCTCCGGGGGCAGGGACTTGGGGACCGCCGATGAGACTTGGATCAAGATCAGAGATATCCGTCATAGAGATGAAATAGAGAAAAATAGAGAAAATAAATGTCTTACTGCAATTCTCCGATATAGAATTCATCAAGCTTCAGAAGAGCCTTGCCAGAATGGGGCTGACCATCACCGGGCTTTGCCTCGAAAAGCGTGGTCGCATCAGTCCCGCAGCCTTCAAGGATAGCATCCCCTCCAGGATGAGCACCGCTTGAGATGAAACCAGTTACATCAAATACCTCACCATTGACAGCCATCCAGCAATCATCAGCAGAATCGTGCTCTGCAATCTGATACATAGCAATCCCTCCAATGACCATCGCAGGGTCAAGACCTGACTCGTTGTCAGGATAAAAAGTAGTCTTCAGCTCCTGCTTCTTATCCTTGGCAGGGTCAGAAATATCCTGAGCTGTATTCTCATCAGGCAATCCCGCAGGAGA
The Candidatus Woesearchaeota archaeon DNA segment above includes these coding regions:
- a CDS encoding diphthamide synthesis protein, with the protein product MYDLEINRLKEEIRKRNAKRVLLQLPDGLKPKAKEIVDELQKYSAVEVFVWLGSCYGGCDIPDVKALGVDLIVQYGHSIFHKEEW
- a CDS encoding diphthamide synthesis protein, whose product is MGIIFMDAKWDKEIKLGEEVIEYLEEYANSVALFASVQFLNLDTVKQQLRSRGIEIRTTKAKRTDEEEQILGCDCYPDSFAKGIIPEADAILYIGDGMFHPQALLLAQMHTDKKKEIITWNPAAEKMRIIKPLEVKKNLAKYKANVMRFMSAKNIGIMVTTKPGQQFLEKAIELKDGIAAKGKKAYIFLDDSVSLNQTENFNFIECWVNTACPRIGLDDILHLERPMINIKEAFEPEKALEQIK
- a CDS encoding metallophosphoesterase translates to MNRMLEFIIFFSFFLGVYAAMNYYAYLRLDIILGSRPWLMPLIILLGLSFPLLSVTERFMHHNTVRYAYIMSTIYLGVLFFMIVAFALLDLAHLGSLIAKSSFNYQLIGLIALIIVILVSGYSMFNATQLNIKKISVPGDDELKIVQLSDIHVGTIHTSRYLKKIVRISNEQEPDIVAITGDLFDGSDGVNKELIMPLKDLKARLGVYFVTGNHETYLETDKIVEMVRSLNVTVLRNEMTEAGGVQIIGIDNPTNDLKNNIHHLKNMDIDKKKTTILLYHTPIGVKEASEAGVDLMLSGHTHNGQIWPFDIMVRLFFRYVKGLYEVGDMHLYLSPGAGTWGPPMRLGSRSEISVIEMK